One stretch of Niallia sp. XMNu-256 DNA includes these proteins:
- a CDS encoding AEC family transporter, translated as MIQSLFSTLLGVIVPLALPVVAGALLSRYKQLEIKPLLTIVLYYLTPALIFDTLMNAEVSSQDVYLTLGFSISNLILLWAAANILGRLMKLPANDIAGLTLISAFTNSVNYGIPLILLAFGQLGLDKASVYVVLQMVIVNTIGVYFAARSHFSIKGAIKSVFSLPAIYAAMIALILRSLDTSLPIGIVSGISMIADSYSPIVLAILGIQMMNVKTDQLDRGSQKAFWTGMGMRLLIAPLVALATLSLLNINGILHSVLFVLACMPVAVNAGILAQKFDASVKVVTKCILWTTLISFFLLPFIIVLVQ; from the coding sequence ATGATTCAAAGTTTATTTTCAACCCTATTAGGGGTTATTGTACCGTTAGCTTTACCGGTTGTGGCAGGGGCACTTCTTAGTCGTTATAAACAATTAGAAATTAAGCCACTCTTAACGATTGTCCTATATTATTTAACACCAGCTCTAATCTTTGATACGTTAATGAATGCAGAAGTATCAAGTCAAGATGTTTATTTAACATTGGGATTTTCGATTTCAAATCTGATTTTGCTTTGGGCAGCAGCAAATATACTTGGAAGGCTTATGAAATTACCAGCTAATGATATTGCAGGGTTAACGCTTATTTCTGCATTTACAAATAGTGTCAATTATGGAATTCCATTGATTTTACTTGCATTTGGACAATTGGGACTCGATAAAGCCTCCGTTTATGTTGTGCTTCAAATGGTGATTGTTAATACAATTGGGGTATATTTTGCGGCACGTTCTCATTTTTCCATAAAGGGAGCGATTAAATCTGTATTTTCGTTACCTGCGATCTATGCGGCTATGATCGCTTTAATATTAAGGTCCCTAGATACTTCATTGCCAATTGGGATTGTCAGTGGTATTTCAATGATTGCTGATTCTTATTCGCCAATTGTCTTGGCAATTTTAGGAATACAAATGATGAATGTGAAAACAGATCAATTAGATAGAGGTTCACAAAAGGCCTTTTGGACAGGCATGGGGATGAGATTGCTCATTGCTCCTTTAGTTGCACTTGCTACACTATCGTTATTAAATATTAATGGCATTTTACACTCCGTTCTGTTCGTATTAGCATGTATGCCAGTTGCTGTAAATGCTGGAATTTTAGCTCAAAAATTTGATGCTTCAGTTAAAGTTGTAACGAAATGCATTCTTTGGACGACACTAATATCGTTTTTCTTATTGCCATTCATCATTGTATTAGTTCAATAA
- a CDS encoding chromate transporter, whose protein sequence is MKLYRDIFIAFLRSGLLGFGGGPSAIPLVHKEVVGTYKWMDDEQFSNILALGNTLPGPINTKMAGYIGYRVGGVRGLIVALIASIFPTVLLMLALLTSFNQFKDQPSVQGMTHAVVPIVGVMMGVLTWGFFKSAKKGLGFKNAILLLAGSLIAIVFVQIHPGIVIGVLLIGAIVWPVKKSGVSESE, encoded by the coding sequence ATGAAGCTATACAGGGACATATTCATCGCTTTTTTGCGATCAGGTTTATTAGGTTTTGGCGGTGGCCCCTCTGCCATTCCCCTCGTTCATAAGGAAGTGGTCGGGACGTATAAATGGATGGACGATGAACAATTTAGCAATATTTTGGCATTAGGTAATACTTTGCCAGGGCCGATTAATACGAAAATGGCAGGCTATATTGGCTATAGGGTTGGAGGTGTAAGAGGTCTCATTGTAGCATTAATTGCTTCGATCTTTCCAACTGTGCTTTTAATGTTAGCTTTACTCACTTCTTTTAATCAATTTAAAGATCAACCAAGTGTACAAGGGATGACCCATGCGGTTGTTCCCATTGTTGGGGTGATGATGGGGGTATTAACTTGGGGTTTTTTCAAAAGTGCAAAGAAAGGGTTAGGCTTTAAAAATGCCATCCTTCTTTTGGCAGGTAGTTTAATTGCCATCGTTTTCGTTCAAATACATCCAGGTATAGTGATAGGTGTGTTGCTAATTGGGGCGATTGTATGGCCAGTAAAGAAATCAGGGGTAAGTGAGAGCGAATGA
- a CDS encoding group 1 truncated hemoglobin codes for MADSLYEKLGGEAAISKVVDYFYELVLKDDTVNQFFKDTDMEQQRRHQTKFISFALGGPNQYSGKSMAKAHEGMKLQEVHFQAIVNHLHDALAHFGISEGDIDTALTKVATLKEDILNK; via the coding sequence ATGGCAGATTCTTTATATGAGAAGTTGGGTGGAGAAGCAGCAATTTCTAAAGTGGTTGATTATTTTTATGAATTAGTATTGAAAGATGACACGGTCAATCAATTTTTTAAAGATACAGATATGGAGCAGCAACGTAGACATCAAACGAAGTTTATTAGCTTTGCTTTAGGGGGCCCGAACCAATATAGCGGGAAATCGATGGCTAAAGCTCATGAAGGAATGAAGTTACAAGAAGTACATTTCCAAGCAATTGTTAATCATTTACATGACGCACTTGCACATTTTGGAATATCAGAAGGAGATATTGATACAGCCTTAACAAAAGTTGCTACGCTGAAAGAGGATATTTTAAATAAATAA
- a CDS encoding hemolysin III family protein gives MANTHVFSKEEELSNSITHGIGVLLSIAALVILIVFAALYGNVWHVISFTLFGVTMLLLYTSSTLLHSLPPGRAKDFFEIMDHSSIYFFIAGSYTPYLLVTIQGKAGWTLFGIVWGLAIGGTIFKTFFVKKYLFTSTLLYVVMGWLIVFVWNDLSANLPSISLLLLIIGGLLYTFGAVFYIWKLFKHHHAVWHVFVLGGTVCHFFSILYLLP, from the coding sequence TTGGCAAACACACATGTGTTTTCAAAAGAAGAAGAACTATCCAACTCGATTACCCACGGTATTGGGGTACTCTTAAGCATTGCAGCATTAGTAATTTTGATTGTATTTGCTGCCCTTTATGGCAACGTCTGGCATGTTATAAGTTTCACTTTGTTTGGGGTAACCATGCTACTGTTATATACTTCATCAACCCTTTTACACTCATTACCTCCTGGGCGAGCAAAAGATTTTTTTGAAATCATGGATCATTCCTCGATTTATTTCTTTATTGCAGGCTCATACACGCCTTACTTATTAGTGACCATTCAAGGAAAAGCTGGCTGGACTTTATTTGGGATCGTATGGGGACTTGCTATTGGAGGGACCATTTTTAAAACATTTTTCGTCAAAAAATATCTTTTTACCTCTACCCTCCTTTATGTTGTAATGGGCTGGCTTATCGTTTTTGTATGGAATGATTTAAGCGCCAACTTGCCTTCAATCAGCTTACTTCTTTTGATTATTGGTGGATTATTATATACTTTCGGAGCCGTATTTTATATATGGAAGTTATTCAAACACCATCACGCAGTATGGCATGTTTTTGTATTAGGCGGAACAGTCTGCCACTTTTTCTCGATCCTTTATTTGTTGCCGTAA
- a CDS encoding metallophosphoesterase produces MTFSTIVFAALLISVYLLLCFYIGYNGWVWLQSTRFRGKGKKFYILFIAFLAISTFLGQMAPSTLLTWLGGYWMAVVGYSLILLPLANMIVFLLKKRGIFWGGMSVLSCFVFIFIIGSYNAWNPVVQNVEISIAQPNEQTNKVKIMMASDLHLGEIVGKSHLEKLIDISAKENPDMIVIAGDVIDDDIEPFQEEKMRDVLEKLQARLGVYAVSGNHDVYGKDLIELEKELEQVGIRFLRDEAVLINDLLYIVGRRDLAEGERKAYDTLLTGLDRSKPIVTVDHQPTEMDEAEQAGVDLLLSGHTHKGQLAPANLITNMIFENDGGYMKKETLHTLVSSGFGTWGPPLRIGSRSEVVVIHFYF; encoded by the coding sequence ATGACTTTTTCAACAATCGTTTTTGCTGCTTTATTGATTTCTGTTTATTTACTTCTCTGTTTTTATATTGGTTACAATGGGTGGGTTTGGCTTCAATCCACACGTTTTAGAGGGAAAGGGAAGAAGTTCTATATCCTGTTCATTGCCTTTTTAGCGATATCCACTTTTTTAGGTCAGATGGCTCCATCGACGTTATTAACATGGCTAGGTGGGTATTGGATGGCTGTCGTTGGGTATAGTCTCATTTTATTACCCCTTGCTAATATGATCGTGTTTCTATTGAAGAAAAGAGGCATTTTTTGGGGAGGAATGAGTGTACTTTCATGTTTTGTCTTTATCTTTATAATAGGTTCGTATAATGCCTGGAACCCGGTAGTTCAAAACGTTGAAATATCTATAGCTCAACCGAATGAACAAACGAATAAAGTGAAGATTATGATGGCATCTGATCTTCATTTAGGTGAAATCGTCGGGAAATCTCATTTGGAAAAGTTAATTGATATTTCAGCAAAGGAAAACCCGGATATGATTGTAATTGCTGGTGATGTCATTGATGACGATATTGAACCTTTTCAAGAAGAAAAAATGAGGGATGTATTAGAAAAACTGCAGGCTCGATTGGGAGTTTATGCTGTTTCAGGAAACCATGATGTTTATGGGAAGGATCTAATAGAGTTAGAAAAGGAATTGGAGCAGGTTGGGATCCGATTTTTACGTGATGAAGCGGTTCTTATTAACGATTTACTCTATATAGTCGGGAGAAGGGACCTTGCGGAAGGGGAACGTAAAGCATATGACACTCTATTGACAGGTCTAGATCGTTCAAAACCAATTGTGACTGTTGATCATCAACCAACCGAAATGGATGAAGCGGAACAAGCAGGAGTGGATTTATTATTGTCAGGTCACACCCATAAAGGTCAACTAGCACCCGCAAATCTTATTACCAATATGATATTTGAAAATGATGGTGGGTATATGAAAAAGGAAACGTTGCACACATTGGTTTCTTCCGGATTTGGAACATGGGGTCCACCGCTAAGGATTGGTAGTCGTTCGGAAGTAGTTGTTATTCACTTTTATTTCTAA
- a CDS encoding TPM domain-containing protein gives MSRKRILSIVLLIISFFIISSSTFAEDRQIPAPTGDIYVQDFAAILSDQEKAELRAIGREVEDQTTAQIAVLTVETIGEQSIEEFALEAFRQYGIGSIEADNGVLLVLAMQERKVRIEVGYGLEGRIPDGKAGRILDDFAIPYLKNNEPNLAVVETYKILTNEVLAEYGVEEGQLSIQQPPIVQDTDEGIGIPPWLLLIIVIIVLFLDFKFFGGFLTHVLLSILSRGGKGGGGGGGPRGGGGGSSGGGGASRGW, from the coding sequence ATGTCAAGAAAACGAATTCTCAGCATTGTTTTACTGATTATAAGTTTTTTTATTATAAGCAGTTCTACATTTGCTGAGGATCGCCAAATCCCAGCTCCAACAGGTGATATTTACGTACAAGATTTTGCTGCAATTTTATCGGATCAGGAAAAAGCAGAACTAAGAGCTATAGGCAGAGAAGTAGAGGATCAAACGACGGCTCAAATAGCTGTTCTCACTGTGGAAACCATTGGAGAACAGAGCATTGAAGAATTTGCTCTTGAAGCGTTTCGACAATACGGAATTGGAAGTATAGAGGCTGATAATGGCGTGTTACTTGTCTTGGCTATGCAAGAGAGAAAAGTAAGAATTGAAGTGGGCTACGGTTTAGAAGGAAGGATTCCTGATGGGAAAGCAGGGCGAATTCTAGATGACTTTGCGATTCCTTATTTAAAAAATAATGAACCAAACTTAGCTGTAGTAGAAACATATAAAATTTTAACAAACGAAGTTTTAGCAGAATATGGAGTGGAGGAAGGTCAGCTTTCGATCCAGCAGCCACCTATCGTACAGGATACGGATGAAGGAATTGGAATCCCTCCATGGTTGCTCTTAATTATCGTAATTATTGTTTTATTTCTTGATTTTAAATTTTTTGGTGGATTTCTCACACATGTTCTTCTCTCTATCCTCTCTAGAGGAGGAAAAGGAGGAGGTGGAGGTGGTGGACCACGCGGTGGAGGCGGAGGGTCTTCTGGGGGTGGTGGCGCTAGTCGTGGGTGGTAA
- a CDS encoding catalase — protein sequence MDHKTPNSSDSNSQSQQSNKVTTAFGAPVGNEDDSRTAGKRGPLVMEDVWFLEKMAHFDREVIPERRMHAKGSGAYGTFTVTNDITKYTKAKLFSEVGKKTEMFIRFSTVAGERGAADAERDIRGAAMKFYTEEGNWDLVGNNTPVFFFRDPKRFPDLNHVVKRDPRTNMHNPQANWDFWTSLPEGLQQVTITMSDRGIPASYRHMHMFGSHTYSLINANNERVWVKFHFITQQGIKKLTDQEATELIGRDRESHQRDLFQSIENGDFPKWKMHIQVMTEEQAANHPYNPFDLTKVWYKKDFPLIEVGEVELNRNPDNYFAEVEQAAFAPTNHVPGIGFSPDRMLQGRLFSYSDAQRYRLGVNYWQIPVNYPKAVKNIHPYHRDGAMRILNPSEGRVSYSPNSYGEWQDSKEHQEPALELTGGTDFYNFRDDDDNYYEQPGKLYRLMTADEQQRLFDNTARNMQGTTKEVQLRHINNCYKADPAYGKGVAKALGIDLNDVTADKQNQNE from the coding sequence ATGGATCATAAAACACCGAACTCAAGTGATAGTAATTCTCAATCTCAACAATCAAATAAAGTGACAACTGCTTTCGGAGCTCCAGTTGGAAATGAAGATGATAGTAGAACAGCAGGTAAACGTGGCCCATTAGTAATGGAAGATGTTTGGTTTCTTGAAAAGATGGCTCATTTTGATCGGGAAGTAATTCCTGAAAGACGGATGCATGCAAAAGGTTCTGGTGCATATGGTACGTTTACCGTTACAAATGATATTACAAAATATACAAAAGCAAAATTATTCTCTGAGGTAGGGAAGAAAACCGAGATGTTTATCCGATTTTCAACCGTTGCTGGGGAACGCGGTGCGGCAGATGCAGAACGTGATATTCGTGGAGCAGCTATGAAGTTTTATACAGAAGAAGGGAACTGGGATTTAGTAGGGAATAATACGCCTGTTTTCTTCTTTAGAGATCCGAAGAGATTTCCGGATTTAAACCATGTTGTAAAACGTGACCCAAGAACCAACATGCATAATCCACAAGCGAACTGGGATTTCTGGACTTCACTACCAGAAGGTCTGCAACAAGTAACGATTACGATGAGTGACCGTGGAATTCCAGCAAGTTACCGTCATATGCATATGTTTGGCAGCCATACTTACAGCCTGATCAATGCTAATAATGAACGTGTATGGGTCAAGTTCCACTTTATTACACAGCAAGGGATTAAGAAATTAACCGATCAAGAAGCAACAGAACTGATTGGTCGTGACCGTGAAAGTCATCAAAGAGACCTATTCCAATCCATTGAAAATGGTGATTTCCCTAAATGGAAAATGCATATTCAAGTAATGACTGAAGAACAAGCAGCTAACCATCCTTACAATCCTTTTGACTTAACAAAAGTTTGGTATAAAAAAGATTTCCCTTTAATTGAAGTGGGAGAAGTGGAATTAAATCGCAATCCAGATAATTATTTTGCAGAAGTTGAGCAAGCGGCATTTGCTCCAACAAATCATGTACCTGGTATTGGCTTCTCACCCGACAGAATGTTGCAAGGTCGCTTATTTTCTTATAGTGATGCGCAGCGTTATCGTTTAGGTGTCAACTATTGGCAAATTCCAGTTAACTATCCTAAAGCGGTTAAAAATATCCATCCTTATCACCGTGATGGGGCGATGAGAATTTTGAATCCTTCTGAAGGAAGAGTATCATATTCTCCGAACAGCTACGGTGAATGGCAGGATTCAAAAGAACATCAAGAGCCCGCTTTAGAATTGACTGGTGGTACTGATTTCTATAACTTCCGTGATGATGATGATAACTATTATGAACAACCAGGTAAGCTTTATAGATTGATGACTGCTGATGAACAACAACGATTATTTGATAATACGGCACGTAACATGCAAGGCACCACAAAAGAGGTCCAATTAAGACATATTAATAACTGCTATAAAGCAGATCCTGCTTATGGTAAAGGTGTCGCAAAAGCACTTGGAATTGACTTAAATGATGTTACAGCAGATAAACAAAATCAGAATGAATAA
- a CDS encoding DUF1450 domain-containing protein encodes MTNPTVWFCEINLENGARPARETLEQDSNLDVIGYGCLKRCRKCDRKLYAVVDGNIVEAESSQDLVQNIYEFIGAR; translated from the coding sequence GTGACAAATCCAACGGTTTGGTTTTGTGAAATCAATTTGGAAAACGGGGCACGTCCAGCCAGGGAAACTCTTGAACAGGATTCTAATTTAGATGTGATTGGATATGGATGTTTAAAGAGGTGCAGGAAATGTGACCGCAAATTATATGCGGTTGTCGATGGGAATATTGTAGAAGCTGAGTCATCTCAAGATCTTGTCCAAAATATTTATGAATTCATAGGTGCTAGGTAA
- a CDS encoding N-acetyltransferase family protein: MIREATVQDMEEILAIYNDAIVNTTAVYDYNPHTIEDLMAWYQKKVEGNFPVLVFEEDGKLIGYATYGPFRDWAAYKYSAEHSIYVKSDEKGKGIGTILLKEIIQMAKDREYKTLIAGIDAANEVSIHLHQRLGFRHAGTIHHAGYKFNRWLDLVFYQLELPGPREPIEK; the protein is encoded by the coding sequence ATGATTAGAGAAGCAACAGTACAAGATATGGAAGAAATATTAGCTATATACAATGATGCAATTGTAAATACAACGGCGGTTTATGATTATAATCCCCATACAATAGAGGATTTAATGGCATGGTATCAGAAGAAAGTCGAAGGGAACTTTCCGGTATTGGTTTTTGAAGAAGACGGAAAATTAATTGGTTATGCTACTTATGGACCTTTTAGGGATTGGGCAGCGTATAAGTACAGTGCTGAACACTCTATTTATGTAAAAAGTGATGAAAAAGGAAAAGGGATTGGGACGATCCTATTAAAAGAAATTATACAAATGGCTAAGGATAGAGAATATAAGACGCTAATAGCTGGGATTGATGCAGCAAACGAGGTTAGTATCCATTTACATCAAAGGTTAGGATTTCGACATGCGGGTACTATTCATCATGCTGGGTATAAGTTTAATAGATGGCTCGATCTTGTTTTTTATCAATTAGAATTACCTGGTCCTAGAGAGCCAATTGAAAAATAA
- a CDS encoding chromate transporter translates to MIYFQLFLAFLIPGIVGYGGGPASIPLIEHEVVRRYGWMTTSQFSEVLALGNSLPGPIATKMAGYIGFEVGGIWGLLVALFATVAPSLILMIVLLSILYRYKDSPKIKRLSKVVLPAVVILMGTLTVDFFYESYELNGFWETVFIAILTYFLLEKWKVHPAFVILGGLLFGALFL, encoded by the coding sequence ATGATCTACTTTCAATTATTTTTAGCGTTTTTAATTCCCGGCATTGTGGGCTATGGGGGAGGGCCAGCATCCATTCCATTAATCGAACATGAAGTGGTAAGACGCTATGGATGGATGACTACGAGTCAATTTAGTGAAGTATTGGCGTTAGGGAATAGCTTACCAGGGCCAATCGCAACCAAAATGGCAGGCTATATTGGATTTGAAGTGGGTGGGATCTGGGGATTACTAGTAGCGTTGTTTGCTACTGTGGCTCCATCATTAATTTTAATGATTGTCTTATTAAGTATTCTTTATCGATATAAAGATTCACCAAAAATTAAACGATTATCAAAAGTTGTTTTACCCGCTGTGGTAATATTAATGGGGACTCTGACCGTTGACTTTTTTTATGAATCCTATGAGTTAAACGGTTTTTGGGAAACAGTATTTATCGCAATATTAACTTATTTCTTATTGGAAAAATGGAAAGTACATCCCGCATTTGTCATTTTAGGTGGACTATTGTTTGGTGCGCTCTTCCTATAA
- a CDS encoding DinB family protein, which produces MKDQCIYSLQYDQWANLKLLDHIEQLPEDVFDKPMNSVFPTIAETFYHIFRGKRIWFKRSLPHLVMDESITDFHNIPHAKESFVKLHNILIEAVHDHYENLDVIVYQSPKGNTFQNQFHEIIFHLANHGTYHRGNIAAMIRECGYKGTSTDYIQFLRDTAKNKT; this is translated from the coding sequence GTGAAAGATCAATGTATTTATTCACTTCAATATGATCAATGGGCAAATTTAAAACTATTAGACCATATTGAACAGTTACCTGAGGATGTTTTTGATAAACCGATGAACAGCGTTTTTCCTACAATTGCCGAGACATTTTATCATATTTTTAGAGGGAAGCGCATTTGGTTTAAAAGATCATTGCCTCATTTAGTAATGGATGAGAGTATCACAGATTTTCATAATATTCCCCATGCAAAAGAAAGTTTTGTCAAATTACATAACATCCTAATTGAGGCTGTTCATGACCATTATGAAAATCTAGATGTCATTGTTTATCAGAGTCCAAAGGGAAATACTTTTCAAAATCAGTTTCACGAGATTATTTTTCATCTAGCTAATCATGGGACCTATCACCGGGGCAATATCGCAGCAATGATTAGAGAATGTGGATATAAGGGGACTTCAACAGATTATATTCAATTTTTGCGCGATACCGCAAAAAATAAGACATGA
- a CDS encoding DinB family protein, with protein MSELVLKQFELARGGILKDLEGVSPEIFDIQPKGLSNTVHWQLGHILVVTELFLFGQNGQLPAEYNDYFGYGSRPSEWKEGIPSVETILEQLKSQLDRIKAISVDSFENQLPEPILGNRTYGELVYFTAYHELTHAGQIHTILRAAQAS; from the coding sequence ATGAGTGAATTAGTGTTAAAGCAATTTGAACTAGCTAGGGGAGGTATTTTGAAAGACTTAGAAGGAGTATCTCCAGAAATTTTTGACATCCAGCCAAAAGGATTGTCTAATACTGTTCATTGGCAGTTAGGACATATTTTAGTTGTTACTGAGTTGTTTTTATTTGGTCAAAATGGTCAACTGCCAGCAGAGTACAATGACTACTTTGGTTACGGTTCAAGACCATCTGAATGGAAGGAAGGTATCCCAAGTGTTGAAACCATCCTTGAACAATTAAAAAGTCAACTAGACCGAATTAAGGCAATATCAGTAGACTCATTTGAAAATCAATTGCCAGAACCTATATTAGGGAATCGTACATATGGAGAATTAGTATATTTTACGGCATACCATGAACTCACACATGCGGGCCAAATTCATACGATCTTAAGGGCAGCACAAGCATCATAA
- a CDS encoding LemA family protein: MRKSYLGIGLIVAVMVVFIVMIMSSYNGFVNAEENVDQSYSQIETQLQRRLDLIPNLVNTVKGYASHEEEVLTEIANARAKLAGANSPEETATADAELSSALSRLLVVVENYPNLKADQQFTQLMDELAGTENRIAVARKDYNDQVATYNKKVKTFPGVIVANMTGFDEKEYYQADPSAQNAPEVDFGGSE; this comes from the coding sequence ATGAGAAAAAGTTATTTAGGAATCGGATTGATTGTAGCCGTTATGGTTGTTTTCATTGTGATGATTATGTCAAGCTACAATGGATTCGTTAATGCCGAAGAAAATGTAGACCAATCGTATTCCCAAATCGAAACTCAATTGCAAAGAAGGTTAGATTTAATTCCAAACCTTGTCAATACAGTCAAAGGGTATGCTTCACATGAGGAAGAAGTATTAACAGAAATTGCAAATGCACGTGCAAAGTTGGCAGGTGCTAACTCACCAGAAGAAACAGCAACTGCCGATGCAGAGCTATCTAGCGCATTAAGTCGTCTATTAGTAGTTGTAGAAAATTACCCTAATTTAAAAGCGGATCAGCAATTTACACAGTTGATGGATGAATTAGCCGGAACTGAAAACAGAATTGCAGTGGCACGAAAAGATTATAATGATCAAGTTGCAACCTATAATAAAAAGGTCAAAACGTTTCCAGGCGTCATTGTCGCTAACATGACTGGATTTGATGAAAAAGAATATTATCAGGCAGATCCGAGTGCGCAAAATGCACCAGAGGTTGACTTTGGAGGCAGTGAATAA
- a CDS encoding DCC1-like thiol-disulfide oxidoreductase family protein, protein MLAIVLFDGDCHFCDWSVQFIIQHDRNGTFYFAPLQSRLGKALLEKYQLPISVNSIVVIENDQAFIKSSAVLRICRHLKGLWKIFYTFKVIPKWVLDPVYDFIARNRYKWFGEKNKCKLYPEHIRKRFLTD, encoded by the coding sequence GTGTTGGCAATTGTCCTTTTTGATGGTGATTGTCACTTTTGTGATTGGAGTGTGCAATTCATCATTCAACATGATCGGAACGGAACTTTTTATTTTGCACCATTGCAAAGTAGACTGGGAAAAGCTTTGTTAGAGAAGTATCAACTTCCCATAAGTGTGAATAGTATTGTCGTGATTGAGAATGATCAAGCCTTTATTAAGTCTTCCGCTGTATTAAGAATATGCCGTCACCTTAAAGGATTATGGAAAATATTTTACACTTTTAAAGTTATTCCAAAGTGGGTATTAGATCCTGTGTACGACTTTATTGCTCGGAATCGTTACAAATGGTTTGGTGAAAAAAATAAATGTAAGTTATACCCTGAACATATACGAAAGAGATTTCTAACAGATTGA
- a CDS encoding OsmC family protein gives MEANIKWTENISFSGTTISGQEIRMDAAEEVGGNNSGARPTELLLYGLAGCTGIDIVQILKKMRLEFTSFNMNVKGDRAEEHPKRFTHIHIHYAFEGEELPSEKIARAIQLSKEKYCSVSHSLNAEITTSYSINGVNGNHNL, from the coding sequence ATGGAAGCAAACATCAAATGGACAGAAAATATTTCATTCTCAGGAACTACAATCTCAGGACAAGAAATTAGGATGGACGCAGCTGAAGAAGTTGGTGGTAATAATTCCGGTGCCAGACCAACAGAATTACTTTTATATGGACTCGCTGGCTGTACAGGTATCGATATTGTACAAATACTTAAGAAAATGCGCTTAGAGTTTACTTCCTTTAATATGAATGTTAAAGGTGACCGCGCCGAAGAACATCCAAAACGGTTTACCCATATACATATTCATTACGCATTTGAAGGCGAGGAATTGCCTAGCGAGAAGATAGCGCGCGCGATTCAACTCTCTAAAGAAAAATACTGTTCTGTTTCACATTCTTTAAATGCAGAAATTACAACTAGTTACTCAATTAATGGAGTGAATGGCAACCATAATCTATAA
- a CDS encoding biotin transporter BioY: MSKEQVKLRSMIMIALFAAIIGVLAQVTIPLPLVPITGQTLAIGLAATILGARNGTFSVILYLFIGCAGVPVFAEFSAGVSKLVGPTGGFLVGFVPQTFLMGLYMEKFGFNLKNALIANSFGMFITLFFGTAWLKISADLSWTAAFASGFTPFILVGFIKAFIAAWVGMLVRKRLISSKLLMTEQVNIAK; encoded by the coding sequence ATGAGTAAAGAACAGGTTAAATTAAGATCAATGATTATGATTGCCTTATTTGCTGCCATAATTGGAGTTTTGGCTCAAGTAACGATCCCGCTTCCACTCGTACCGATAACAGGCCAAACTCTAGCAATCGGTCTAGCTGCAACCATTTTAGGAGCTAGGAATGGAACATTTTCTGTTATTTTATATTTATTTATTGGTTGCGCAGGGGTCCCAGTGTTTGCCGAATTCTCAGCAGGAGTTTCTAAATTGGTTGGACCAACAGGCGGTTTTTTGGTGGGGTTTGTTCCACAAACATTCTTAATGGGGTTATATATGGAGAAATTTGGATTTAATCTTAAAAATGCACTTATCGCAAATTCTTTCGGAATGTTTATTACTCTGTTTTTTGGTACAGCATGGTTAAAAATATCCGCTGATCTTTCTTGGACAGCGGCATTTGCAAGTGGTTTTACTCCATTTATCCTTGTTGGGTTCATTAAAGCATTCATTGCTGCCTGGGTCGGCATGCTAGTAAGGAAACGCTTGATTTCATCTAAATTATTAATGACCGAACAAGTGAATATAGCTAAATAA